The proteins below are encoded in one region of Metabacillus dongyingensis:
- a CDS encoding replication initiation and membrane attachment family protein — protein sequence MDKHWNQLLPVDRYLVKMNGVLQDFDRKVLTLLYQPLLGAKCYGLYMTLWAELEQDRMWSEETTHHGLMSLMQSNLREIYEERIKLEGIGLLKTYQKEQSDTKLYIYELMPPLKPADFFQDGVLNIYLYNRVGKNKYNQLKKFFADSSLSPDLVQITRPFNEVFKSLQPSEMISRLTDEVQEDLELEKGSEFYHSGEAASPQMTDEVFDFDLFFAGLSEAVIPRKSITKKVKETIKKLSYLYGIGAMEMKNVVMNAIDANETIRIDSLRKAARDWYQFEHGEKLPALADKIQPVLLRSETSSKKELSQEEMLIRQLDSISPKQFLMDLADGIEPSAADLQIVEEVMFKQKLHPGVVNVLIYYVMLKTDMKLSKTYVQKIASHWARKQVSTVKSAMELAKQEHRQYQEWAEKKTVSKTGRKLIRKEKLPQWLKEDLEKPDTKEEVSQTEVDLERKRLEEKIKQYRQQQSD from the coding sequence ATGGACAAGCATTGGAATCAGTTATTGCCTGTTGATCGGTATTTGGTCAAAATGAATGGTGTCCTGCAGGATTTTGACAGGAAAGTTTTGACGCTGCTTTATCAGCCGCTATTAGGTGCAAAATGCTATGGTCTTTATATGACGCTTTGGGCGGAGCTTGAACAGGACCGGATGTGGAGCGAAGAAACGACACATCATGGGCTGATGTCCCTCATGCAAAGCAACCTGAGAGAAATCTATGAAGAGCGGATTAAACTTGAAGGCATCGGATTATTAAAAACGTATCAAAAGGAACAAAGTGACACTAAGCTGTACATCTACGAATTAATGCCTCCCCTGAAGCCTGCTGATTTTTTTCAGGATGGGGTATTAAACATTTATTTATATAATCGCGTTGGGAAAAACAAATACAATCAGCTGAAAAAGTTTTTTGCAGACAGCAGTCTGTCTCCTGATCTTGTTCAGATTACCAGACCGTTTAATGAGGTATTTAAATCTCTTCAGCCGAGTGAAATGATTTCCAGACTCACAGATGAGGTGCAGGAAGACCTTGAACTTGAAAAAGGATCAGAATTTTATCATTCAGGAGAAGCCGCATCGCCTCAGATGACAGATGAAGTGTTTGATTTTGATTTATTTTTTGCAGGGTTGTCAGAAGCTGTCATTCCCAGAAAATCCATAACAAAGAAAGTGAAAGAAACCATTAAAAAGCTTTCATACTTGTATGGCATTGGTGCAATGGAAATGAAGAATGTCGTGATGAATGCAATTGACGCAAATGAAACAATCCGGATCGACAGTTTGAGAAAAGCTGCAAGAGACTGGTATCAGTTTGAACACGGCGAAAAATTGCCTGCACTTGCCGATAAAATCCAGCCGGTTTTACTAAGATCTGAGACTTCCTCAAAAAAAGAACTGTCTCAGGAGGAAATGCTGATCAGACAGCTGGATTCAATATCGCCAAAGCAGTTTTTAATGGATCTTGCAGACGGTATTGAGCCATCAGCTGCAGATCTGCAGATCGTTGAAGAAGTAATGTTTAAGCAAAAGCTTCATCCTGGCGTCGTTAATGTTTTAATTTACTATGTAATGTTAAAAACAGATATGAAGCTATCGAAAACATATGTGCAAAAAATTGCAAGTCACTGGGCAAGAAAACAAGTATCCACTGTGAAATCGGCTATGGAGCTTGCAAAGCAGGAGCATCGACAATATCAGGAGTGGGCCGAAAAGAAAACCGTTTCTAAAACAGGCAGAAAGCTGATACGGAAAGAGAAGCTTCCTCAGTGGCTTAAAGAAGACCTGGAAAAACCTGATACCAAAGAAGAAGTCAGCCAAACAGAAGTGGATCTTGAGCGGAAAAGGCTTGAAGAAAAAATAAAACAATACAGACAGCAGCAGTCAGATTAA
- the nrdR gene encoding transcriptional regulator NrdR, with translation MKCPTCQHNGTRVLDSRPVDEGKSIRRRRECEECQYRFTTFEKVEEIPLIVVKKEGVREEFSKDKILRGLIKACEKRPVPLTKLEEIVQDIEKELRNQGISEVNSEDIGEMVMDRLAHVDEVAYVRFASVYRQFKDINVFIQELSELIKKVK, from the coding sequence ATGAAATGTCCAACATGTCAGCATAATGGAACAAGAGTGCTTGACTCTCGGCCTGTGGATGAAGGGAAATCGATTCGAAGACGACGTGAATGCGAGGAATGCCAATATCGGTTTACAACCTTTGAAAAAGTGGAAGAAATTCCGCTGATTGTTGTAAAAAAAGAAGGCGTTAGAGAAGAGTTCAGCAAGGACAAAATCCTGCGGGGCTTGATTAAGGCTTGCGAAAAACGCCCTGTGCCCCTTACGAAATTAGAGGAAATCGTACAGGATATTGAAAAGGAATTAAGAAATCAAGGAATCTCAGAAGTAAACAGTGAAGATATCGGCGAGATGGTAATGGACAGACTTGCACACGTTGATGAAGTTGCATACGTCCGGTTTGCTTCAGTTTACCGTCAATTTAAAGATATCAATGTTTTCATTCAAGAGTTATCAGAACTGATTAAAAAGGTGAAATAA
- a CDS encoding cytosolic protein yields MSILRKMKVFLSTGQETSENHYDDDLKSHYYKTTAKKAIEAVENTFSKQPGATVTSVSEDRGEISIVIDKPKKALMIITIVSVRPYETAIDFNVSADTKLASDFGFSRKLIIDAYEKLNKALPFIGTGLYPK; encoded by the coding sequence ATGAGCATACTGCGAAAAATGAAGGTTTTTCTTTCTACAGGTCAAGAAACGTCCGAAAATCACTATGACGACGATTTAAAAAGCCATTATTATAAAACAACTGCAAAAAAGGCAATTGAAGCTGTTGAAAATACATTCAGCAAACAGCCCGGTGCGACGGTAACATCTGTTTCAGAAGACCGAGGCGAAATCAGCATTGTGATTGACAAGCCGAAAAAAGCGCTGATGATTATCACCATCGTTTCGGTGAGACCATATGAAACAGCCATTGATTTTAATGTATCAGCAGACACTAAATTGGCAAGCGATTTCGGATTCAGCCGGAAGCTGATTATTGATGCCTATGAAAAGCTGAACAAGGCACTGCCGTTTATTGGAACCGGACTGTATCCAAAGTGA
- the speD gene encoding adenosylmethionine decarboxylase: METMGRHVISELWGCDFDKLNDMEYIEKTFVNAALKSGAEVREVAFHKFAPQGVSGVVIISESHLTIHSFPEHGYASIDVYTCGDLNPNIAADYIAEALGAQTRENIEIPRGMGPVQVKQAQVKAL, translated from the coding sequence ATGGAAACAATGGGACGACACGTTATCTCAGAATTATGGGGATGCGACTTTGATAAGCTAAACGACATGGAATACATTGAAAAAACGTTTGTAAATGCTGCATTAAAATCAGGTGCCGAAGTACGAGAGGTTGCCTTTCATAAATTTGCTCCACAAGGTGTAAGCGGAGTTGTTATCATCTCTGAATCACATTTAACGATCCACAGCTTCCCTGAGCACGGATATGCAAGCATCGATGTATACACATGCGGTGACTTAAATCCAAATATTGCTGCTGACTACATTGCAGAAGCTCTTGGAGCACAAACTCGCGAGAATATTGAAATTCCGCGCGGCATGGGTCCTGTACAAGTTAAACAAGCTCAAGTAAAAGCTCTTTAA
- a CDS encoding glyceraldehyde-3-phosphate dehydrogenase, whose product MKAKIAINGFGRIGRMVFRKAIFEEGLSIVAINASYPAETLAHMIKYDTNHGKFEGEVIPFDDYLLVNGQKIQLLNFRDPRDLPWGLMDIDIVIEATGKFNDGEKAMYHVQAGAKKVVLTAPGKNEDVTIVMGVNEEAYNNEQHIIISNASCTTNCLAPVVKVLDEQFGIENGLMTTVHAYTNDQKNIDNPHKDLRRARACGQSIIPTTTGAAKALSLVLPHLKGKLHGMALRVPTPNVSLVDLVVDVKRDVTVEEVSSAFMTAASGPLQGVLDFTTEPLVSIDFNTNPHSAIIDGLSTIVMAGRKIKVLAWYDNEWGYSCRVVDLVQFVASKMKRLSAV is encoded by the coding sequence ATGAAAGCGAAGATTGCCATTAACGGTTTTGGTCGCATTGGGAGAATGGTATTTAGAAAAGCAATCTTTGAAGAGGGTTTATCGATTGTAGCGATTAACGCCAGCTATCCGGCTGAGACGTTGGCGCACATGATAAAATATGATACAAATCATGGGAAATTCGAGGGAGAAGTTATTCCATTCGATGATTATTTACTTGTAAATGGACAAAAAATCCAACTGTTGAATTTCAGAGATCCCAGGGATTTGCCATGGGGATTGATGGATATTGATATCGTCATTGAAGCAACGGGTAAGTTCAATGACGGCGAAAAAGCTATGTACCATGTACAGGCAGGGGCTAAAAAAGTAGTCCTGACGGCACCTGGCAAAAACGAAGATGTAACAATTGTGATGGGAGTAAATGAAGAGGCTTACAATAATGAACAGCATATCATTATTTCAAATGCTTCCTGCACAACAAACTGTCTCGCGCCAGTTGTAAAAGTACTTGACGAGCAATTCGGAATTGAAAACGGATTAATGACGACAGTACATGCGTACACAAATGATCAAAAAAACATAGATAACCCTCATAAAGACCTTCGCAGAGCAAGAGCCTGCGGCCAGTCCATTATTCCAACAACTACAGGAGCAGCAAAGGCACTGTCACTCGTATTGCCGCATCTTAAGGGAAAACTGCATGGGATGGCGCTCAGAGTGCCGACACCAAATGTTTCACTGGTAGATCTTGTGGTGGATGTGAAGAGGGATGTAACGGTTGAAGAAGTAAGTTCTGCATTTATGACTGCAGCAAGCGGACCTTTACAAGGAGTGCTGGACTTCACGACAGAACCGCTTGTTTCTATAGATTTCAATACAAACCCCCACTCTGCTATCATTGATGGTTTATCAACAATTGTGATGGCGGGCCGTAAAATAAAAGTACTGGCCTGGTATGACAATGAATGGGGATATTCATGCAGAGTCGTTGACCTTGTTCAATTTGTTGCTTCAAAAATGAAGCGGCTGTCTGCAGTTTAA
- the coaE gene encoding dephospho-CoA kinase (Dephospho-CoA kinase (CoaE) performs the final step in coenzyme A biosynthesis.), with product MTLAIGLTGGIASGKSTVSNMFKDANIPVIDADVIAKQVVEAGEPAYHLVVETFGRSILKDDGAIDREKLGSIVFQNETERKKLNGIVHPAVRKEMLKQKEDAERRNEPAVVLDIPLLFESNLAHMADVTVVVYVDSQVQLERLMNRNQLTKQEAEWRIQSQLPLKDKKDKADEVIDNNGSLQSTKRQFEDLMKKWNLASK from the coding sequence TTGACATTGGCGATTGGATTAACAGGAGGCATAGCCAGCGGAAAGAGCACAGTCTCAAACATGTTTAAGGATGCAAATATCCCGGTAATAGATGCAGATGTAATCGCCAAACAAGTAGTGGAAGCAGGAGAACCAGCTTACCATTTAGTGGTAGAAACATTTGGGCGCAGCATCTTAAAAGATGATGGTGCAATTGACCGTGAAAAGTTAGGCAGCATCGTCTTTCAAAATGAAACAGAGCGAAAAAAATTAAACGGCATCGTTCATCCTGCTGTCCGCAAGGAAATGCTGAAACAAAAAGAGGATGCCGAAAGAAGAAATGAGCCTGCGGTTGTGCTGGATATTCCTCTCTTATTTGAAAGCAATTTAGCACATATGGCAGACGTAACAGTTGTTGTATATGTAGATTCCCAGGTGCAGCTTGAGCGTCTGATGAACCGGAATCAATTGACAAAACAGGAAGCCGAGTGGCGGATACAGTCACAGCTGCCTCTGAAGGATAAGAAGGACAAAGCTGATGAAGTGATCGATAACAATGGCTCGCTTCAGTCTACGAAAAGACAATTTGAAGACTTAATGAAAAAATGGAATCTTGCTTCTAAATGA
- the ytaF gene encoding sporulation membrane protein YtaF has protein sequence MVAAASLFLLAFAVSLDSFSVGFTYGLRKMSMPFKSIVIIACCSAVTLLFAMGAGHLLTSFLPHSLTGKLGGMILIAIGAWVLYQFFRPVKEMTQEESEKTLLNLEIKSFGIVINILSRPTAADIDKSGTITGVEALLLGFALSLDAFGAGIGAALLGYSPILTSLLVAVMSSLFVAFGIKSGHLFSRFAWMDRLTFLPGVLLIILGVWKL, from the coding sequence ATGGTTGCAGCTGCATCACTCTTTTTATTAGCATTTGCAGTAAGTTTGGATAGTTTTTCAGTCGGGTTTACTTATGGATTAAGAAAAATGAGCATGCCATTTAAATCAATCGTTATTATTGCCTGCTGTTCGGCAGTGACTTTGCTTTTTGCTATGGGAGCAGGTCATCTGCTTACGTCATTTCTCCCCCATAGTCTGACTGGAAAACTTGGAGGCATGATCTTAATTGCCATTGGAGCGTGGGTTCTTTATCAGTTTTTTCGGCCTGTAAAAGAAATGACGCAGGAAGAATCGGAGAAAACACTGCTCAACTTAGAGATTAAATCTTTCGGAATTGTGATAAATATATTAAGCAGGCCTACTGCGGCGGATATTGATAAATCAGGAACTATTACAGGAGTAGAGGCGCTGCTGCTGGGTTTTGCGTTATCACTTGATGCATTTGGAGCTGGAATTGGAGCTGCTCTTTTAGGGTATTCGCCTATATTAACAAGCTTGCTGGTAGCTGTTATGAGCTCATTGTTTGTAGCGTTTGGGATAAAATCAGGCCATCTCTTTTCACGGTTTGCCTGGATGGATAGACTCACTTTTTTACCAGGTGTCCTGCTGATTATTTTAGGCGTCTGGAAGCTGTAG
- the mutM gene encoding DNA-formamidopyrimidine glycosylase, whose product MPELPEVETVRRTLIELVKGKTIAAVYIHWPKIIKRPEVTEQFQDAVAGQTIHDVGRRGKFLKFFLDDYVLVSHLRMEGRYGLYKDSDPIDKHTHVVFAMTDGTELRYKDVRKFGTMHLFKKGEEELDLPLSHLGPEPFSENFTVSYLSEKLQKTNRKVKVVLLDQKVMVGLGNIYVDEALFRAGIHPERPSNELSDEEIVKLHNEIILTLSEAVEKGGSTIRSYVNTQGQIGMFQLELFVYGRTNEPCKVCGKTLIKTAVGGRGTHYCENCQR is encoded by the coding sequence ATGCCTGAACTGCCAGAGGTAGAAACCGTAAGACGGACACTTATTGAACTTGTAAAAGGAAAAACAATAGCAGCCGTTTATATTCATTGGCCTAAAATCATTAAAAGACCGGAAGTGACTGAGCAATTTCAGGATGCAGTCGCTGGTCAGACAATCCATGATGTAGGGAGAAGGGGAAAGTTCCTGAAATTTTTCCTTGATGACTATGTGCTCGTTTCACATCTGAGAATGGAAGGAAGATACGGCTTATATAAGGACTCTGACCCCATTGATAAACATACCCATGTTGTTTTTGCGATGACAGACGGTACAGAACTGAGATATAAAGATGTACGCAAGTTCGGAACAATGCATCTTTTCAAAAAGGGAGAGGAGGAACTCGATCTTCCCTTATCTCATTTAGGACCTGAGCCTTTTTCTGAGAATTTTACAGTGAGTTATCTAAGCGAAAAGCTCCAAAAAACAAATCGGAAAGTAAAAGTTGTCCTGCTTGATCAAAAAGTGATGGTCGGACTAGGGAATATATATGTTGATGAGGCTTTATTCCGGGCGGGCATTCACCCTGAACGCCCTTCAAACGAGTTATCAGATGAGGAAATCGTAAAGCTTCACAATGAGATTATTCTTACTTTAAGTGAGGCGGTTGAAAAAGGCGGCAGCACCATAAGATCCTATGTCAACACACAAGGGCAGATTGGTATGTTCCAGCTTGAACTGTTTGTTTACGGAAGAACGAATGAGCCGTGTAAAGTTTGCGGAAAAACGCTGATAAAAACAGCTGTAGGGGGCAGAGGAACACACTACTGCGAAAATTGCCAGCGATGA